The genomic DNA CTGCATGCGGCAGGCGCTTGCCACGGTGTCTTCTCCGGTCGACTACATCAACACGCACGGCACCTCGACGCCGGTCGGCGATTCCAAGGAAATGGGCGCCATCCGCGAAGTATTCGGCGACAAGATGCCGTTCATCACCTCGACCAAGTCCCTCACCGGCCATTCGCTGGGTGCTGCCGGCGTCCAGGAATCGATCTATTCGATCCTGATGATGCAGGGCGGCTTCATTGGCGAGAGCGCCCATATCGAGGAGCTCGATCCGGAGTTCGAGGGCATGCCGATCGTGCGCAAGCGCATCGACAACGCCAGGATCGACACCGTTTTGTCCAATTCCTTCGGTTTCGGTGGCACCAACGCAACGCTGATTTTCCAGCGCTATTCCGCATAAGGATTGCCTTTTATGGACGGGCTGATGAAGGGCAAGCGCGGGCTTGTCATGGGGGTCGCCAACGATCATTCGATCGCCTGGGGCATCGCCAAAAAACTGTCCGAGCACGGGGCGGAGCTTGCCTTCACCTACCAGGGCGACGCATTCGGACGGCGGGTCAAGCCGCTTGCCGAGAGGCTCGGCGCTTCGCTCGTCGTGCCTTGCGACGTCGAGGACAGCGCCTCGGTCACCGCGACCTTCGAGACGCTCGGCGAGGCCTGGGGCGGGCTGGATTTCGTCGTCCATGCCATCGGCTTTTCCGATAAGAACGAGCTCAAGGGCCTCTACGCCGACACCAGCCGCGACAACTTCGTGCGCACCATGGTGATCTCCTGCTATTCCTTCACCGAGGTTGCACGCAATGCCGCCGCGCTGATGACGAACGGCGGCTCGATGATCACGCTGACCTATGCCGGGTCGGTTCGGGTCATGCCGAACTACAATGTGATGGGCGTCGCCAAGGCCGGGCTCGAGGCAAGCGTGCGCTATCTCGCCAATGACTACGGCCCACGCGGCATCCGGGTGAACGGCATCTCGGCGGGGCCGGTGCGGACGCTCGCCGGCTCCGGCGTTTCCGACGCCCGCCACATGTTCTCCTATCAGCAACGCAATTCGCCGCTGCGGCGCACAGTGACCATCGACGAGGTCGGCGGGTCGGCGCTGTACCTGCTCTCAGATCTGTCCTCGGGGGTTACAGGCGAGATCCACTATGTCGATTCCGGCTACCACATCGTCTCCATGCCGGCGCTCGAGGAACTGAAGCAGACCGATGGCGGCCGCGAATAGTTCGCTATTGAAAACAGTCCTTTCCAGTAAAATTGCGCGCATTGGCGGAAACTCATTTTAAGGAGATATCCGCTAGAAGGTCCTGCAATCTGGGGGCCTTGCATGACCGCAGTCAGCAATCCGAGGCGGACGCCGCTGTTCCGGCTGATCACCGTGGCCAGCTCGGGCATGGGCAGTTTTATCCTCGGACTCTGGGGGCTGCGGTTCGGATTCGGCGATGGTCTGGCCGGCATGCCGGCGGAGACGATGGCGGGCGTCATCGCCGCGCTCTGCGCCCTTTCCGCCGGCGGTGCCGCGCTCTCCTTCTTCGCGGGCATCGATGAATCGGCCGATTATGTCTTCAAGGAAACGCATTTCGACAAGCTGACCGGCCTGCTGTCGCGCCCGGCCATGGTCGGCAGGATCGCCGCGGCCGCGTCGGACACGATCCGAACCGGCGAGCCGGTCTACCTGATCGATATCGACATCGACCGCTTCAAGCAGATCAACGATGCCATCGGTTACAGCCTTGGCGATGAACTGATCCGAGCCTTCACCAAGAGATTGAGGGACAACATGCCCGAGGGCGCGGTGATCGGGCGCATCGGCGCCGGCGAATTCGCCGTGCTGCTGCCTGACCGCGAGATCCGGGGATCGCTTGAGCGATCCCTCGACAAGCTCATCAACCAGATGACGGAGCCCTACCAGCTCCAGACGCACCTGCAGTCCGTCAGCATGTCCATGGGCATCGTGGCAATGCCGAAGGACGGCGTCGATCCGGTGCTCATCCTCCGTCGCTCGAACCTGGCGCTGCAGAATGCGCGCGCAAGCGGCATCGGCAACTGGTCGGTCTTCCATGCCGATATGGGGCGGGTGGCGGACTATCGGCAATGGATCGAATCCGAGCTGAAAACCGCCTTCGACCGCGGCGACTTCAATCTCCATTACCAGCCGCAATTCGACCTGCCGAGCGGCCGCGTCGTCGGCTACGAAGCGCTGATCCGCTGGAAGCACCCGGAACGCGGCATGATCCCGCCGATGGAGTTCATCCCGATCGCCGAGGAAACCGGCATGATCAATCCGATCGGCGAATGGGTGTTGCGCAAGGCCTGCAGCGACGCCCAGTATCTGCCGGAAGATTGCTTCGTCGCCGTCAACATCTCGCCGGTCCAGTTCATGACCAAGGACTTCGTCGGTATCGTGCGCGAAACGATGGCATCGACCGGCATCAAGCCGTCGCGGCTGGAGCTCGAAGTCACCGAGACGGCGATGATGCAGGATCGCGACCGTGCGGCCGTCATCCTGCAGCAGCTCGCCGACATGGGCATCTCGGTCGCCGTCGACGATTTCGGCACCGGCTATTCGAACCTGAGCTACCTGATCGATTTCTCGTTCGGGAAGCTGAAGATCGATCGTTCCTTCGTCAGTCGCATCGACACCGACGCCAGCTCCGGCGCGGTGGTCTCGACAATCGTCGGTCTGTCGCGGGCATTGGGCGTCGGTATCATTGCCGAAGGCGTCGAAACCGAGAACCAGGCGACGCTGCTGAGGGCAGCGGGCTGCGAGGTGGTGCAGGGCTATCTGTTCGGCCGGCCGGCGCCGCTCAAGATCGAACTTGGACAGGCGCGCGCCGCCTACGGCACTCGCGAGCCCGCACGCCTCGTCAGCCTGCAATAATCCCCGGTTCAGATCGTCGATATTCAGTTGCGGACGGAAAACCGCTGCGCTGCTTTTACCGTCGCGCCGAAAACACCTTGAACATGCCGTCGCGGGCAATCTCGGCATGGCTGGAAAAGGCGGCCGCCAGCACCTGTTCATAGGGCAATTGCCGGTTGGCGACCATGAGCAGACGCCCGCCCGACTTCAGCGCCCTAGATGCAGCATGGATCATGCCGGCGCCGATACCGGGCTCGGCCGCCCGGCCACTGTGAAAGGGCGGGTTCATGACGATGGCGTCATAGCGCCGCTCAACGGTTTCGGTGAGCAGATCGGCCCAGAAGAAACGCGGCTCGACGGCATTGCGGACATTGAGCCTGGCTGCTTCCAGCGCTTCGAAATCTGCTTCGTAGAGGTCGAGGCCGGAAAGGCCCGGCGAGCGTTCCGCGACTTCCGCCGCCAGATAGCCCCAGCCGGCGCAGAAATCGGCGAGATTGCCCGTCAAACCGTCAGGCAGGCGTTCCGCCAGGAGCTTCGAACCGGCGTCGACGCGATCGAACGAAAACATGCCGGGCGCGGTTCGAAAGCGCTCTTCCACGATCAGATCGGGATTGGCGGCCCGAAGCGCCTCGGCCGCCTCCTTTCCGGCCTGGCGGAACCAGAAGGCGACACCGTGATGCTTTGGCAGATGACCTTCGAGCGCCACCAAAATATTGATGCGTTTGCGCAGGCTGTCGATGCCATCGTCCTTGCCGCCGGCAACGACGATCAGCCCGCCTGGCGCGACACGCTCAAGAGCTTCGGCGATGCGCAGCTCGTTCTGGCCGCGATGGCGCCCGGCGAGAACCAGGGCGGCATCGAAGCCGGAGCCTTCCGCCCGCGGCGTGACCGTGCAGCCGGCCGCCTGCAGGGTGCGAAAATGCGGTCGAAAGCCTTGCACGAGATGCAGCGCCGCATCGAACCCGTCAGGCAAACGAAAGCCTGGTTCGGCGCCGAGAAACAGAACGCGGGCGCCTTTTCGCGGCAGAGGGAGGGCCTCGGCCTCGAACGGATAAAACAGCGTTTTCAGCGGCTCCGCGGCCATTCACATAACTCTTTAAACAAAACGGGCGCGACCTTGCGGCGCGCCCGTTTCGATTAACCGGTCAAGCCGATCAGGCGGCGTCTTCCTCGCCTTCCGGCTTCTTCTCGCGCACGATTTCCTTGCCGGTGGCCTGGTCGACGACCTTCATCGACAGGCGAACCTTGCCGCGTTCGTCGAAGCCCATCAGCTTGACCCAAACCTTGTCGCCTTCCTTGACGACGTCGGAGGTCTTGGCGACGCGCTCGTTGGCGAGCTGCGAGATGTGGACGAGGCCGTCGCGCGGGCCGAAGAAGTTGACGAAGGCGCCGAAGTCGGCGGTCTTGACGACCGTGCCTTCGTAGATCTCGCCGACTTCCGGTTCGGCGACGATGGTGTGGATCCACTTCTTCGCCGCCTCGATCTCCTTGGCGTTGGCCGAAGCGATCTTGACCATGCCGTCGTCCTCGATGTTGATCTTGGCGCCGGTCTTCTCGACGATCTCGCGGATC from Mesorhizobium sp. M1E.F.Ca.ET.045.02.1.1 includes the following:
- the fabI gene encoding enoyl-ACP reductase FabI, yielding MDGLMKGKRGLVMGVANDHSIAWGIAKKLSEHGAELAFTYQGDAFGRRVKPLAERLGASLVVPCDVEDSASVTATFETLGEAWGGLDFVVHAIGFSDKNELKGLYADTSRDNFVRTMVISCYSFTEVARNAAALMTNGGSMITLTYAGSVRVMPNYNVMGVAKAGLEASVRYLANDYGPRGIRVNGISAGPVRTLAGSGVSDARHMFSYQQRNSPLRRTVTIDEVGGSALYLLSDLSSGVTGEIHYVDSGYHIVSMPALEELKQTDGGRE
- a CDS encoding bifunctional diguanylate cyclase/phosphodiesterase; the encoded protein is MTAVSNPRRTPLFRLITVASSGMGSFILGLWGLRFGFGDGLAGMPAETMAGVIAALCALSAGGAALSFFAGIDESADYVFKETHFDKLTGLLSRPAMVGRIAAAASDTIRTGEPVYLIDIDIDRFKQINDAIGYSLGDELIRAFTKRLRDNMPEGAVIGRIGAGEFAVLLPDREIRGSLERSLDKLINQMTEPYQLQTHLQSVSMSMGIVAMPKDGVDPVLILRRSNLALQNARASGIGNWSVFHADMGRVADYRQWIESELKTAFDRGDFNLHYQPQFDLPSGRVVGYEALIRWKHPERGMIPPMEFIPIAEETGMINPIGEWVLRKACSDAQYLPEDCFVAVNISPVQFMTKDFVGIVRETMASTGIKPSRLELEVTETAMMQDRDRAAVILQQLADMGISVAVDDFGTGYSNLSYLIDFSFGKLKIDRSFVSRIDTDASSGAVVSTIVGLSRALGVGIIAEGVETENQATLLRAAGCEVVQGYLFGRPAPLKIELGQARAAYGTREPARLVSLQ
- a CDS encoding class I SAM-dependent methyltransferase, producing the protein MAAEPLKTLFYPFEAEALPLPRKGARVLFLGAEPGFRLPDGFDAALHLVQGFRPHFRTLQAAGCTVTPRAEGSGFDAALVLAGRHRGQNELRIAEALERVAPGGLIVVAGGKDDGIDSLRKRINILVALEGHLPKHHGVAFWFRQAGKEAAEALRAANPDLIVEERFRTAPGMFSFDRVDAGSKLLAERLPDGLTGNLADFCAGWGYLAAEVAERSPGLSGLDLYEADFEALEAARLNVRNAVEPRFFWADLLTETVERRYDAIVMNPPFHSGRAAEPGIGAGMIHAASRALKSGGRLLMVANRQLPYEQVLAAAFSSHAEIARDGMFKVFSARR